In bacterium, one genomic interval encodes:
- a CDS encoding pyruvate formate lyase family protein: MNERVKKLRQESLDTQPYISIERANLVTEAYKKYNGTVSAPVLRALVFGYVLENKSICIGEGELIVGERGEHPRATPTFPELCCHSLEDLELINNRKKIFFTVNQKIKEIQKEKIIPYWENRSMRSRIFKEMTLEWKDCYTAGIFTEFMEQRAPGHTVADDKIYYKGFSDFIRDIEKSMQNLDYLNDPEAYDKQEELKAMLICAKAIIRFAERYAEKALEMAKAEKNPQRKKELFKITEVCSHIPVHPPRNFWEALQMYWFVHLGVITELNTWDSFNPGRLDQHLYPFYKKELEEGTLNQEKAKELLEYFWIKFNNQPAPPKVGVTLAESGTYTDFANINNGGLKVDGSDGVNDLTYLILDVIDEMILLQPSSNFLLSKKSPDKFLRRACEIIRKGWGQPSIFNTEEVI, translated from the coding sequence ATGAATGAAAGAGTAAAAAAATTAAGACAGGAAAGTTTAGATACACAACCTTATATTTCTATTGAGCGGGCAAATTTAGTGACTGAAGCCTATAAGAAGTACAACGGAACAGTTTCAGCTCCTGTTCTTCGTGCCTTAGTTTTTGGATATGTTCTGGAAAATAAAAGTATATGTATTGGTGAAGGAGAACTTATTGTAGGAGAAAGAGGGGAACACCCCCGGGCGACTCCCACCTTTCCTGAATTATGTTGTCACAGTCTGGAAGACCTCGAACTGATTAATAATCGAAAGAAGATTTTTTTTACAGTAAATCAGAAAATAAAGGAAATTCAAAAAGAGAAAATTATTCCTTATTGGGAAAACAGGTCAATGCGCAGTCGGATATTTAAAGAGATGACTCTGGAGTGGAAGGACTGTTACACAGCCGGAATATTTACCGAATTCATGGAGCAGAGAGCTCCCGGACATACGGTGGCAGATGACAAGATATATTATAAAGGTTTTTCTGATTTTATCCGGGATATAGAGAAAAGTATGCAGAATCTTGATTATTTAAATGACCCCGAAGCTTATGATAAACAGGAAGAGTTAAAAGCAATGCTTATCTGTGCTAAAGCGATAATCAGATTTGCCGAGCGCTATGCCGAAAAAGCCTTAGAGATGGCTAAAGCCGAGAAAAATCCTCAAAGAAAAAAGGAACTTTTCAAAATTACCGAAGTTTGTTCGCATATCCCCGTCCATCCTCCCCGAAATTTTTGGGAAGCCCTCCAGATGTACTGGTTCGTTCACTTAGGAGTTATCACCGAACTTAATACTTGGGACTCCTTTAACCCCGGCAGATTAGACCAGCATCTATACCCCTTTTATAAAAAGGAGCTGGAAGAGGGGACGCTGAACCAGGAGAAAGCAAAGGAACTTTTAGAGTATTTTTGGATAAAGTTTAACAACCAACCGGCACCGCCCAAAGTAGGAGTAACTTTAGCAGAAAGTGGGACCTATACCGATTTTGCCAATATTAATAATGGTGGATTAAAGGTTGATGGTTCTGATGGAGTGAATGACTTAACCTATCTGATACTCGATGTAATCGATGAAATGATATTATTGCAACCCAGTAGCAATTTTCTATTGAGCAAGAAAAGCCCGGATAAGTTTTTAAGAAGAGCTTGCGAGATAATTAGAAAAGGCTGGGGGCAGCCCTCGATATTTAATACTGAAGAAGTTATCG